From a region of the Rhinolophus sinicus isolate RSC01 linkage group LG04, ASM3656204v1, whole genome shotgun sequence genome:
- the LOC109438083 gene encoding LOW QUALITY PROTEIN: heterogeneous nuclear ribonucleoprotein A1 (The sequence of the model RefSeq protein was modified relative to this genomic sequence to represent the inferred CDS: inserted 1 base in 1 codon) — MDGHEGYCAKQNISEKDRSILSNGEPHRLCGDQRSRGLGFVTSATMEEVGAAMKERPHXVEGRVLEPKRAVSGEDSQTPGAQLTVKKIFVGGVKEDAEEHHLRDDFEQCGKTEVTEIMTNRGGGEKRGFAFVTFDDHDSVEKTVIQKYRPVNGDNCEVRKALSKQKVASVSSRQSGSGNFSGGQGGGFCGNDNFGRRRNFSGRGGFGVSHGGGGYGGSGDSYDGFGDDGSNCGGGRGYNDLGNYNN; from the exons ATGGATGGACatgaagggtattgtgctaagcaGAATatatcagagaaagacagat CCATTTTGAGCAACGGGGAACCTCACAGACTATGTGGGGACCAGAGATCCAGAGGCCTTGGGTTTGTCACCTCTGCCACGATGGAGGAGGTGGGTGCAGCCATGAAGGAAAGGCCAC AGGTGGAAGGAAGAGTCTTGGAACCAAAGAGGGCTGTCTCAGGAGAAGATTCTCAAACACCTGGTGCCCAATTAACTGTGAAAAAGATTTTTGTGGGTGGTGTTAAAGAAGACGCTGAAGAACATCACCTAAGAGATGATTTTGAACAATGTGGGAAAACTGAAGTGACTGAAATCATGACCAACCGAGGCGGTGGCGAGAAGAGAGGCTTTGCTTTTGTCACCTTTGATGACCATGACTCTGTAGAAAAGACTGTCATTCAGAAATACCGTCCTGTGAATGGTGACAACTGTGAAGTAAGGAAAGCCCTATCTAAGCAGAAGGTGGCTAGTGTTTCATCCAGACAAAGTGGTTCTGGAAACTTCAGTGGTGGTCAAGGAGGTGGTTTTTGTGGGAATGACAACTTTGGTCGTAGAAGAAACTTCAGTGGTCGAGGTGGCTTTGGTGTCAGTCATGGTGGTGGAGGGTATGGTGGCAGTGGGGATAGTTATGATGGATTTGGTGATGATGGAAGCAATTGTGGAGGTGGCAGAGGCTACAATGATCTTGGCAATTACAACAATTGa